Genomic DNA from Scatophagus argus isolate fScaArg1 chromosome 15, fScaArg1.pri, whole genome shotgun sequence:
GAATCGCCATTAGTGTTGCATATTATTATGGACGCATTACAGCATATTTGGCCTGCGGAGTCACATTTTGTCGAGTCACCTGCAGGCTATGCGCCTCAAAGGTTTCGTTTTCGATGTTTGTAAACAGAAACTCAGCCGGTCAGCTGAGTTGctttccctctcccttcctAAATACGCCCTGCAGCCTTATTTAAGGTTCGATCAGCTGCGCCAGTCCGATCAGAAAAGGTGTGACTCGGTTTGAAGATGCAGTTCTCCTCTGTAGTCGCGTCTccgaagctgctgctgcagttctGCATCAGCACCCTGCAGTCTATTTTGGCGGGCGTCTTTTCTAAAGTTAGTTGCTGGGCAGAAGGAGCCTGCAGGGGAATAAGCTCATCTGTTTCACCCCCTGACAGCAAACCGGACCAAGATGCGATGACCCCGACTAGTGTCAACTATCATTTTACGCGCAAGTGTAACTACAaatgtggattttgtttccACACTGCGAAAACATCCTTCGTTCTGCCTCTGGAGGAAGCAAAGACCGGCCTCAGACTTTTGAAGGAATCAGGTAACTTTGACTTATCTTGACTTATGgaaagtattcagatcatttcCTCGAGTTGTAGCATTGTGAAAATACTGTGAAAGTCATGCATTCAAAACCCTACTTAAGTAAAAGCATAATCATCAAAATTAAATACAAGTAAAGTACTCGTTGTAATTAATTTAGCTTAAGGAGTATCAGAAGTCTCTCAATGGCTAAAGGAATCcttcagtttataaaaaaaaaaatggaataacCACATTTTCGGAGATACATGATTTCCACTGAACAGAAAGGGGATGAGAAATTGTAGCCTGAATAGTAAGCAGTAACCAAAGTTGTCAGACATATGCAGTGGAGTACAAATTACACTATTTCCTGCAGAGATGTAGTGGAGTATAATCATAAGGTTACATAACATGGAACTACAGAagcaaagtacaagtacttccAGTTGGTACTTAactacagtacttgagtaaacgTATTGTAGCCTGCAGTTAAActcatctttgtgtttgttagGCATGGAAAAAATCAACTTCTCTGGTGGAGAGCCTTTCTTGCACGATAGAGGAGAATTTCTGGGGAAATTAGTCCAGTTTTGTAAGCAGGACCTCCAGCTCCCAAGTGTCAGCATCGTCAGCAACGGAAGCATGATCAAAGAAAAATGGTTCCAGAAATATGGTAAGACTGGAAATTAGTGCTGGATTTGTAACACGGCACAGCTTGTGGCTGCGTTTATTtgcacagaagaaaaatgcCATCATTTGTCACTAATGCAAATGTCATGCTGTCTCTTTCCATCAGGCGATTATCTGGACATCTTGGCCATCTCTTGTGACAGTTTTGATGAAGCGACCAACCAGCTGATTGGCAGAACTCAGGGCAGGAAGAGCCACCTTGATGGCCTTTACAAGATTCGCAGCTGGTGTCAGCAGTACAAAGTGGCATTCAAAATCAACTCGGTCATTAACACCTTCAACGTGGACGAAGACATGACGGAGAACATCACCCGGCTTGACCCCGTTCGCTGGAAGGTGAGAGTA
This window encodes:
- the rsad2 gene encoding radical S-adenosyl methionine domain-containing protein 2 isoform X2, whose protein sequence is MTPTSVNYHFTRKCNYKCGFCFHTAKTSFVLPLEEAKTGLRLLKESGMEKINFSGGEPFLHDRGEFLGKLVQFCKQDLQLPSVSIVSNGSMIKEKWFQKYGDYLDILAISCDSFDEATNQLIGRTQGRKSHLDGLYKIRSWCQQYKVAFKINSVINTFNVDEDMTENITRLDPVRWKVFQCLLIDGENAGEKALREAERFVISDQQFQEFLDRHSSVSCLVPESNEKMRSSYLILDEYMRFLDCREGRKDPSKSILDVGVKEAIRFSGFDEKMFLKRGGKYVWSKADMKLEW
- the rsad2 gene encoding radical S-adenosyl methionine domain-containing protein 2 isoform X1: MQFSSVVASPKLLLQFCISTLQSILAGVFSKVSCWAEGACRGISSSVSPPDSKPDQDAMTPTSVNYHFTRKCNYKCGFCFHTAKTSFVLPLEEAKTGLRLLKESGMEKINFSGGEPFLHDRGEFLGKLVQFCKQDLQLPSVSIVSNGSMIKEKWFQKYGDYLDILAISCDSFDEATNQLIGRTQGRKSHLDGLYKIRSWCQQYKVAFKINSVINTFNVDEDMTENITRLDPVRWKVFQCLLIDGENAGEKALREAERFVISDQQFQEFLDRHSSVSCLVPESNEKMRSSYLILDEYMRFLDCREGRKDPSKSILDVGVKEAIRFSGFDEKMFLKRGGKYVWSKADMKLEW